From Triticum urartu cultivar G1812 chromosome 2, Tu2.1, whole genome shotgun sequence, a single genomic window includes:
- the LOC125533937 gene encoding uncharacterized protein LOC125533937, with product MATMGVGGAVKMIVGAKVERVVGTGKAPGACPSCGGPVVATDVESERRILCLPLCLKNKRKYSCTRCFRRLVTVYS from the coding sequence ATGGCGACAATGGGTGTGGGCGGTGCGGTGAAGATGATCGTCGGGGCGAAGGTGGAGCGGGTGGTGGGCACGGGCAAGGCGCCCGGCGCTTGCCCGTCCTGCGGCGGTCCCGTGGTGGCGACGGACGTGGAGAGCGAGCGGCGCATCCTGTGCCTCCCGCTGTGCCTCAAGAACAAGCGCAAGTACTCCTGCACCAGGTGCTTCCGCCGCCTCGTCACCGTCTACAGCTAG